From a region of the Zingiber officinale cultivar Zhangliang chromosome 4B, Zo_v1.1, whole genome shotgun sequence genome:
- the LOC121976091 gene encoding uncharacterized protein LOC121976091: protein MATWTNRSRSSCSASRSPNRRIHLALSLAYFRPIAPSIYSFSGQDVCFGGFLLDSCVFFIDLRLSGYLAIYRSAMRIHAYLSSFLAKFPFFLTFFHDLITACGCEGQAPIEPNKQISSMVEEAARLARHFCEMEWPVLVFLDSHHPNKPEPPYPPHCVVGSGEEDLVPG from the exons ATGGCAACCTGGACGAACAGATCACGCAGCTCATGCAGTGCAAGCCGCTCGCCGAACAGGAGGATACATCTCGCCCTTTCCCTCGCTTATTTTCGTCCGATCGCTCCTTCAATTTATTCCTTCTCTGGTCAAGATGTTTGTTTTGGGGGTTTTCTGCTCGATTCATGTGTATTCTTTATAGATCTGAGGTTGAGTGGGTATTTAGCAATTTACAGATCTGCGATGCGTATTCATGCATACCTCTCTTCCTTCCTTgcaaaatttccattttttttaacGTTCTTCCATGATCTTATCACTGCCTGTGGATGCGAGGGGCAGGCCCCGATCGAGCCCAACAAGCAGATTTCCTCCATGGTAGAGGAGGCAGCGAGGTTAGCTAGGCATTTCTGCGAGATGGAGTGGCCTGTGCTCGTCTTCCTCGATTCCCACCACCCAAACAAGCCTGAGCCTCCTTATCCGCCTCACTGCGTTGTGGGATCAGGGGAGGAGGATCTGGTTCCAG gTTAG
- the LOC121977862 gene encoding auxin-responsive protein SAUR23-like — MKVEKIRQIVQLKQVVRRWRALSLRRLVGDPPPGFLAVYVGPDRQRFVIPTRFLNLPVFAAFLRSAEEEYGFPGPSPGGLALPGDPAFFRCVLDALHRDEARFGRFTLDAFLVLFADHGPAAAAAVASSPCRDSSSYNRPLLPKTKAR, encoded by the coding sequence ATGAAGGTGGAGAAGATCAGGCAAATAGTGCAGCTGAAGCAGGTCGTGCGGCGGTGGCGGGCGCTCAGCCTTCGCCGCCTCGTCGGCGATCCGCCCCCGGGCTTCCTAGCCGTCTACGTGGGGCCGGATCGACAGCGCTTCGTGATCCCCACCCGGTTCCTGAACCTCCCGGTCTTCGCCGCCTTCCTCCGGAGCGCGGAGGAGGAGTACGGTTTCCCTGGGCCCTCCCCGGGGGGCCTCGCCCTCCCCGGCGACCCGGCCTTCTTCCGCTGCGTCCTCGACGCCCTCCACCGCGACGAGGCCCGCTTCGGCCGCTTTACCCTCGACGCCTTTCTCGTGCTCTTCGCCGACCACGGccctgccgccgccgccgccgtcgctTCCTCGCCTTGCCGCGACTCCTCCTCGTACAACAGGCCTCTCCTCCCCAAAACCAAGGCTCGATGA
- the LOC121976092 gene encoding uncharacterized protein LOC121976092 → MAAICMLNRSLNLYQCFRCSSSLDVASDAMAVAVVGRKGKMNKPRLPPINCSAPLERSPEIQQQLLTEEEAQEEFGILCEPCNGRGWLLCDFCEGKKNNVKAENSRIYRRCPTCKAVGYILCSECKVFKCITFPDYSDGEL, encoded by the exons ATGGCGGCGATCTGTATGCTTAACAGGTCGCTAAATCTCTATCAATGTTTCCGGTGCTCCTCCTCGTTGGACGTTGCTTCTGATGCGATGGCGGTGGCAGTGGTCGGGAGAAAAGGGAAGATGAATAAGCCGCGCTTGCCCCCCATCAATTGCAGCGCCCCCTTGGAACGGAGTCCTGAAATCCAGCAACAACTTCTGACCGAGGAGGAGGCCCAAGAG GAATTTGGAATTCTGTGTGAACCCTGCAATGGCAGAGGATGGCTGCTGTGTGACTTTTGTGAAGGCAAGAAGAACAATGTGAAGGCCGAGAATAGTCGAATTTATCGACGTTGCCCGACCTGCAAAGCT GTAGGCTATATTCTATGTTCAGAATGCAAAGTTTTCAAGTGCATTACGTTCCCAGACTATTCTGATGGTGAGCTATGA